A DNA window from Desulfovibrio sp. TomC contains the following coding sequences:
- a CDS encoding sensor histidine kinase, with amino-acid sequence IDETSQNVQITSDYTLLMRVIVNMLINALEATPEGGSITFGLQEDGDFAKFWVANKSVIPDHIQSQIFKRSFSTKGVDRGLGTYSIKLLTENYLGGKVGFTSEEPDGTVFWVKIRKSN; translated from the coding sequence GATTGATGAAACTAGCCAAAACGTCCAAATAACATCCGACTACACCCTATTAATGCGCGTCATCGTGAATATGCTTATCAACGCGCTTGAAGCCACACCAGAGGGAGGAAGCATAACGTTCGGACTTCAAGAAGATGGAGATTTTGCAAAGTTCTGGGTGGCAAACAAATCCGTTATACCTGACCATATTCAATCCCAAATTTTCAAAAGATCATTCTCAACTAAAGGCGTCGACAGAGGCCTTGGCACTTATTCAATCAAGCTACTCACAGAAAACTATCTTGGCGGAAAAGTCGGATTCACTTCAGAGGAACCTGACGGAACCGTGTTCTGGGTTAAAATAAGAAAAAGCAATTAG